The sequence TcatttttctgtcaatatgggatGCTGTGTAAATTGagggaaaaaaattaacttaagtgattttagcaaatggctgcaatataacaaagagtgaaaaatgtaagggggtctgaatactttccgtacccactgtatatatatatatatatatatatatatatatatatatatatatatatatatatatatatatatatatatatatatatatatatatatatatatagataaagtgaaactcttatcgggcgataaaaaaatatcgTCGTTAATCTATTCTctaagttgggttgagagctgggtctatactacgcgagctatgatgactttcaccttgatattttagcgcggatgtataccTAACTGAATCTGTAGGGagcgagaacgagtctttaaacctgtgtgtatgcctactgtgaaattagcacatcaaacgtgacgtgctaacatgcatgcagctgaagccgccgggtttgcttcagggattttaattttttttaagaagcttcccaatggaaacctcgacaagacgcatgcatgtttcacacatactccatctgcagtgcgtatgcagtccgtgtgcgtttcgtatgttgtgctgaagcagcacggactcatactcattgtgctttcacacaggacgagTTTGCtgtccgctactcggtacgtaaacgatccaggaacacactgacggaccgcaaccgcgtgaacgctggaatctgttaacatgggtgcgtaaaaaaaatacgtaacgcatacgcactgcagacagagtatctgtgaaacaggcgtaacgttgtttgcaccttgtgcaatgtggaattagtttcagctttctcaagcagtttgtgatgcattttggaaacaggagatgagcccctggtctaatgcagcacctgtcttgagaaacccgttctcaaagacgtacttttagtcattattttatttgggtaacacacatattatgaatgccttcggcagaattcagatgagccattttaatctagaataattccaagattacagtcaGATTAATCTAGTATTAAAAAACAATCTACGCCCACCACTTATATaccacatataaatatataatgtatataatatattggggaagttgtggcagacggaattgtgggtgggggtagtgcatgaacagctctctctccattaaatgcagagcacaaattctgagtatgggtcaccatacttggctgaatgtcacttcactttcactttcatatatatatatatatatatatatatatatatatatatatatatatatatatatatacaaatgtctTTTATaggataaataaaacatttcatcaaTATTTATAGGAGCAGTATGAAGCAGCACTTCTTCATTATGCACTGCATTCTGTCACTAAATACAGCTCTATCAGAATCTGACTCAGTCTGTAGATCAGAGGAAGTGAAAAAACACAGGAAGAGCTGGGAGTGTTTTAAAGATAAACTTGTAATCACATAATAACGAGaaagactgagagaaagagagaatgtctGATAATAATCATCTGTGTCTGCTGGGActgatctttctctcttcacttctcacAGGTGAACACACTTCTACACACTCTTTAAACTCATGTGAAAGAGTTCAGTCTACATCTGCATAcaataacatttcatttattaatatatatcataATGATCACACAGATGTTCTTGTGTTTCAGGTGTCAGTGGAGAGGTTCATGTCTTCATCAGTTCTGGTGAAGATGTCCGTCTGCCCTGTAATAATGCTCTTCAGGACTGTACATCAACTACATGGATCTATAACAGATTCAGACATTCAGCAGCAGTTGAACTGATTACTTTAGGGATAAAgaagaaagacacagagagacatgAGAGACTGAGTCTGGGGTCTAAGTGCTCTCTGAACATCAGGAACATCTCCACAGAAGATTATGGATCTTACATCTGCCAACAATGGACTGGTGAGAAGAAAGACCAAAAACAAGAACCTGATGCTGGtgtttatctgcatgttcttcatggtAATTTATGATTATGTGGTCAATTTAAAAAGGGTAAATTCTTGATTTAATCTCTGATGATGATTGaagagtgtgtgatgtgtgtgttattctgtgtTTCAGTCTCATCCTCACACACTGAAATCAGTGCAGGTCTCTCTGTGACTCTCTTCTGTCAGCTGTATTCATATCCTCGAGTCTCTTGTGATGATTGGATCCGTTCTGAGAGAATTCATCTGTTCTGGGTGAATCAGGCTGGTGTTAAATCAGACTCCAGATATCAGATATCATCCTCATCAGATCACTGTATCATCTCTCTGAATAcaacactcctgaatgaagaTCACAACAGAGAGTGGAGATGTGAAGTTACTCAGAGAGATCAAGTCAAGACCTCAGTCACATACACTGTCAAGAGTTCAGGTGAGAAAACATCTCATCAATCAGTCTGTTGGATGTGTTAACATAACACTAATGCTAAAgttattttgtgtgattaaaataTGATTGTCATAATCTACACTTGTCATAATCTAAGATGATCTAATATTCATCTTTTACAGCTGAAGCTGGTTCAACAACATCAGTGATTCCAGTCCACAGCACACACTCTCAGGATCCCtcaactacaaacacacacacaactaaagGTACATCATCACTGTCTTCATCACACCTGTGCTTTACAGCGGCTCTCAGATACTGTTTTCTTCTTAAATCACTCTCTAGATATCATGAAGTCCTCTCTGAAGACactaattcagttcaattcaattcaagtttatttgtatagcgctttttacaatacaaatcgttacaaagcaactttacagaaaagtatgtttctacaatatttagtagtagcttataagtgttgactgtcagtttgtgcgcgtatgacaggatttttcagaaaaattaatacaagacgtagtcagctagacgatgaacattattaatattataaattaataattgttatatgatgcagtcacacttgtagcaatatttgttagttctgtatgtttcagggttagcatcatctgaggtcctctgagggtcagcatcatctcttctcaggtgttctggatccagactggaactTGTggaaatcctagttaccacggcaTGTAAATCCCAGCAGAaatagagaaacaaatagagacatcattagcatagcttctgatccaacaaagtaaaattaattagtctaacccaagttaatgaataagaatgtgcatttgatcagatgcaactacactcacaatttaagatacattattcaaatgcttggcgaaagagatttAAACAGAGGGAATGTGTCTGAATctcgaacattatcaggaaggctattccagagtttgggagccaaatgtgaaaaagctctacctcctttagtggactttgctatcctaggaacgaccaaaagcgttttgtgaccttagggagcgtgatgggttgtaacgtggtagaaggctagttaggtacgcaggagctaaaccatttagggccttataggtaagtaatgataactctagctgctgcattctgggcaacctgtagcttgtttattgaagaagcaggacaaccacctagaagtgcattacataTTACCCCGATCTTAGCATCCCTTCACTGGTTGCCGGTTCGCTTTAgggtacattttaaaattattttatttgtctatAAATGCCTAAATAACCTAGCTTCCCTTTATCTATCTGAACTCCTAGAGCATTACAATCCTTCCAGAGATCTTAGGTCAGGTacacagaaacttttatttttaccATGGTACAGGTTAAAACACAGAGGTTATCGTGCCTTTGCCATTGCGGGCCCGACACTATGGAATAGCTTGCCTAATCATGTTCGCTCTGCACCTGACTTGTCACACTTGAAAACACACTTTTATTCAATTGCTGTTAATAACTTGTAACttcgttttgtttgtttgtttttttgttttttgttttttgtttttaataatttttatggcTCTGTTTGTCATgtgatattttgttttgtaaagcaCATTGGTCAGCTTGTCTGTATaaatggtgctatataaatacattttgacttgacttgacaatagtccagtctagaggtcatgaatgcatgaactagcttttctgcatcagaaacagacaacatgttcTGTAGCTTGGCAATggttctaagatggaagaatgcagtttttgtaacatgggaaatatgattttcaaaagacaagttgttgtctaatataacacccagatttttgtctgtagaggaagtaacagtacatccgtctagttgcaaattgtaatctacaagattctgtgtactgtttctTTGTCCAATAATTTATATCTCTGTCGTATCCGAATTTAATAGAataaattattggtcatccaatcttttacatttttaacacactctgttagcttagataattgggaagtttcatctggtctcgttgagatatatagctatagtatcatcagcataacagtggaagctaattccgtattttctaataatattaccaaggggcaaatgtatattgaaaatagaaggagacctaggatggatccttgttgcactccatactttactggtgatattaataataataataatacttttttttgtaatgcgCTTTTATTAAACCCAAAGCGCTAcagtaatgaaataataaataaaataaaacaccaaaagcaatacaacaattcataagagaaagacagtcttgaataaatgtgacttaatcaactttttaaaataaccCAACGTTGGTGCATTTCTGACGTGCAGaggaagtacattccatagcttatgggctttatatgaaaaggctatttcccccatggtctttagcttacatgatggctggtgaagtgatggaaagttagtagagcgaagagagcgtgatggaatataaggactgatgagaTCACAAAAATACTccggtgcagtcccatgaagtgccttgtatgttaaaataagaattttaaaataaattctcgCATTTACGGGAAGccagtgtaattgtga comes from Carassius auratus strain Wakin chromosome 3, ASM336829v1, whole genome shotgun sequence and encodes:
- the LOC113054208 gene encoding uncharacterized protein LOC113054208 → MNYGLYGPSYRTVNKLICSCVSGVSGEVHVFISSGEDVRLPCNNALQDCTSTTWIYNRFRHSAAVELITLGIKKKDTERHERLSLGSKCSLNIRNISTEDYGSYICQQWTGEKKDQKQEPDAGVYLHVLHVSSSHTEISAGLSVTLFCQLYSYPRVSCDDWIRSERIHLFWVNQAGVKSDSRYQISSSSDHCIISLNTTLLNEDHNREWRCEVTQRDQVKTSVTYTVKSSAEAGSTTSVIPVHSTHSQDPSTTNTHTTKEILTILKTAVFAAPTVILLQIICARRAERKDSQQPEEIEMNTITE